TGACGGCTGCTATCAATGTCCTTGAACTTCATGCATGATATCTATGAGTTCTGTAATAGAGAGAGTaatcagattgcacatgaggtaGCAAAGCTAGCTAGATACTCTCCTTCAAATGTTTGGATGGATGATGCCCCTGGGAAGTAATCCCTCTCGTTATAAATGATGTCACAATTCTTACAAATGAACAAATTGGGAGTTGAATTAATAAAAACATACATCATCAAGGGTGATAGCCTTTAGTTTGCAAAAAAGATGATAGCCTTAAGAGGAAGAACTCAAACcaagatattaatttttctcaaGAACAAAGTATTGCACATCTAAATCCTATATCATTATTTTTACACAAAGATTCGCATGGATATTTTCTttgttcctttttctttttctttagtGTTTGATCGAGTCACTTTTTTTTCATTGGCGCCGTCGCCGGACCGCCTCGTCTTCGGTGGCCATAGGGTCATGATGGCGCGGTGGATCCTGACCCTTGCCGGCAGGAAAGTTTTATTTTTAGATGTTCCTTCGAGTTTTGCTAGGCTTTGTGTCCTTCTCAGGAAGATGAGATGGCGACTCTCCCCGTGTAGCCCTCGTCTCGGTGGTGGGTCTAACATCGTCGGTAGGCCTGTGAAGGTGTCTCCGGTGAATCTGTCCTTGGTGGATTTGTTAGGATCTGGTCGTAGTTTGTCTATGTTCGTGTGTCTTCAGCTAGGATCTTTCATATCTACGCTATTCTTCAACGACTACGGTTGTTGTCCTCGTGCGCTGGTCCTATgaggccttagcacgacgacttctcGACTGTCTATTCAGGGGCCGGCCTAGGATCTGAAGAGTGTGTATTCAAAATTTCATAGGGAATTCTTCAAAAGCTTAAAGCCTTGTTTTTGCCACGTATAACCAAATATATCACCATAATTCATGTGGAAAAATTCAAATTATCATGCCTAAACAATTTATAATTCAGTGCAAAGAAATTATAAAATTCAAATACACTTGAAAAGTAAGCCAAGTAGCCAAATTAACTTACAGTTGTATGCATATATTACAGTTGGGGTTGGACGTGGCTCGCACAGCCGACCTACTGGGCAATGGAAAACGAAGGTGATACGTCGACACCTGTAACCAATAGTGCCTGCaactatttaaaaaaaaaaattaGTGTCTGCAATGATACATAAATTTAACACAACTAAAGTAAGATTCGACACAAGAAAGCAAAGCCCAATTTTAACATCAGAGGATAAAAATGTATCAAGATACACGAACCATCAAATTATCTACCAGATTGAGCGAGCCTTAGATGCGGCAATGCCCACTGCAGTCGACTGCCGAGAAGGAGTAAGAAGAATTTATTCAATAATCCtataaaaaagaaaaacagaagacaTCTCGCCGTCGCCGAAGAGTGCCCCGCCGTACGAATGCCATCTCCGCCGCCTTCACTCTCATCGCTATGCCGCCGCCTGTGCTTCCTCCTGACCATCCTCTTCATGCTCTCCTCCGCGCGCAGGTGCGCTTCTTTCGCTGCCTCCATCCGCTGCTTTTCCTGGTACTGTGCGTCAACGCCTCCCCCTTCTGTTCCCCGCAGCAGCCTGGAGGAGGAGGCCAGGGCCCTTAGCGTCGGCGATGAGCTGGTGGGCGAGACCATCCCGCTTCGCTACGGCCGGAGGCTCTACAGGCTCGCCGGGCTACGGCCGCCCGCGTGGTACGAAATCAAGATCTCCTACCCGACCTCCGTACGATCCCGCCCTTCCCATCGACTGAAAAAAAAGAAGATAAGGAACCTTTTTCACCAGTCAGTTGCAGCTTCTGGCAGCTGAAGGCTATGCTTGTGTTTATAGATACCGTCCAGCTTCTCCATTCGCCTCGTGAACGATCCTAATGCCGTTGAGGATTTGGGGAGTAAGAACAGGAGGTTGCTCAACACGGAGAAGATACTTTTCAAGGCTGAGAGCACCAGGCCGGTTGGTATTCAGTAACTCTTTAACCAGATCTGTTGTTAGGCTGCAACGATGATTTTACAATGTCTGTTTGTGATCGAGAATTTAGGTTTATGTTCTTGTCATGGTGGAGCCTGAGGGTGTGGTTGCAAAGCCAAATGTGCCAGAGCGAGAGCTTGCCCTGTTCAACATTGGTATGCTAGTGCTGTTTCTTACAGTTCATTTTCCCTAGTGATATTCAGAACTGAATAGTCATTGGTATGCTAATAGTAGTGTTTATATATGTTTCCTGTTTCCGCTGATATTCATTCATATCCAATTAGTCTAACTAGGACAGAAATTTAGTAACTGTAGTGACCATGCTGAGCAAGCTTACCACTAGGTTGGTCTGGTATGTAGTTTGGTCATTTTTGTGCAATCCCATAGAATGAATCTTAGTTTTCAGCAACATCATTTGTTTGAAATCTTGGCTGACCCTACTCATTGCTCAATGTATGTTACCCGGTTTAACTAGGAAGAAAAGGTCAATCCTAACAGGCTTAATAAGTGCTTGAAATTTGGATAACACCTTTCACACAACAAAATAATTTACCGATTTTGTACCTTTTCTTCTTCGAATAGGAGGTTGCACCCCTGGCCTCGGCATCGAGCAATGCACCCTGTCTCTTTATTTATTGGTTGAGTTTAATACAAAATTATCTCATCATAAAGACTGAAGCAATACACCCATGCTACAACTCATGCATCAAAAGTCTACTGCTAAGCCGCCATCCATATTGGGGAAATAAACCCTGTGCTTAGCTAAACTCGTCCATATCCACTAACAATGAGCACACACTCCCACAAGAACTTGCGTCTTAAGTGGTCTATCAATACCCAAAAGTCAATTCCCGAACATATTAGAAATACTTCTACGCGGCACAAGGTTCAAAGCCACAAAAATCTCTCACCACACTAATTGAGCAAAGGGGCATGTGAAGAATAGATGTGGCATCAGTTCTTTTTTACAAAAGCAATATGCTTGCCTCCCTTCCAAGTGTGTTTCGCCAAATTATCATTTGTTATAATCACTCCGAGCACAGACTTTTTGTGAAGGATAGCCTGACATACTAATTTATACTACTAGTTAACCTGTAATACTAATGTGTATGATTAATTGTATGGGTGAAGGAGATGATCTGCAGCCTGAAAATTTAAATGATATGGACATAAGCCACCAAAAGTAACCAAATGATATAGACATTCATAGGTCACTGGCTTTAATGGATAAAAAATCGAGAGTGGTCTTGAGAAGTTGGCCCTGGTAGAGATCTTGGGTTTATACATTATGAATTCCGACAGAAGCAATTCTCAGTTGGAAATATCTAAAACGGGCTCTTGCATGTTGGTTCTATACACAGACCTTGGAATCTTCGATTTAGGTTCACGATTCCTCGTTTTTGTCCTTGCGATTAATTTTTTTATACAGGTAAGCTTGGTTACTCCAAGGACATGTGAATTAGCAATTTAGCATAAATGAGTAGGTGCAGTGATACTGTACACATAAGCAACACTAACTATAAGTAGTAAGTTCCCGTATTCACAAAGCAGAAATGTGCAGCTTATTTACTGTGAGACCATCTGATGACATCAATAAGTAGGCCCAAACCTGTCTGGTAAACTGTGGCTTGCGCATATTCAGTGGTTTCTATTATAAATCATTCACCGTCCTCATCTCACGGAAGGAATTTAGAAAATTGTATAGCATGAGCTTCACTGAAAATAGTTCCAGTCATTCTCTTTGAATTTGTCAAATTATTTAGATCTGGTTATCCATTTCTTTGCTCTTGGCCATCATTGCCTGGCCCTTGTATAGATTAGACTGATAGTTTGATGCAAGCACCTAAACAGCATGTCTAATACAATGTGTGTGATTTCCATTGTTGTGCAGTTTGCGACGAACTTTTGCTGGGGATCCCACTTTTTGCCTGGTGGGTGGGAACTGCAGCATTAATTTGCATTGTGCTGGCATCAATAGCACCATATTTCCTTCCGCTGCACAAGCTACTTAACTATGAAGCTGCAGAATTGAGCAGCGTTGATGCAGCTAAGCTTTCCTGATAACGCCGAAACGTGAACTATGAATGTTCAGTTTTGTATAGCAGGCTAGTAATATACATCGGTACATGTACAGATGTGAAGTTTTTAAGCTCGAGCTCAAATGCTCCCGTGTGAACagtaaatttgaaaaaaaatcgaaaaaaattcaaaaaattctgaattttttttgtgGCAAACTTTAAAGAATGTTGGAGTGCATGCGAAAATTCATCACAAAATCACATCAGTGCAAGGCGTGGTAGAAAACAAAATCGATACTATGAAAATGTTACTTTCAAATGCATTTTGGGCGCTGATATTTTTTTTGCCATGACTTGCTCCAATGTGATTTCGTGATGAAAATTTGCATGCACTTCGAACATTTCTTAAAGTTTGCCATAAAAGAAAATCagattttttttttgcttttattttattttattgttcATGGCAGGAGCATTTGAGCTCGAGATTAGAAGGATACTTTGGCCAACCTTCTTCTTTCtacatttttgctttctattaGTCGCAGCTGTACACAAATCTGATGGCGACTGCACCCTAGAGTTCAGCACTAGATAATTTTTGGCTATTTTAGATATCTATCACTCCATGTGGCAAACCTCCAAACTTCCCGTGAATTTTAGATGTCATTTTCCATCTTCATTTTATTATCGTGACTCATAATCAAGACATCATCTTGATTGAAGATCTTTTATGCCCTAATGATCTGGAAACATGATTTGACGTTGACGCTACAAGTTTTGAGTACTCTCATCTTGTTACTGTCTTTTTCAGCCATACCTTCCTGCACTTTACAGCCTCTTAATCTACCATGCCATTAAACACATTTTCAGGGTTAAACTTTGCCATACAAGTGTGACTACTGTCTATGGCTATTGTTTGTGTCATTGCCACAACTATGGCATGTCACACTTTCTTAAGTCGCTTCACATGCCGTAGACTCAAATCTTGCCACGGTTACAACCACCAATTTCACCGAGCCATTTGTGGCTTTTGACAACTTAGTAGACAAGGTGTGGCAAGGTTCTGCTAATTTTGTTTACCCAAAAACAGTAAAGAGTTTGCTACTGCAATTTTGTATCAAGTAAAAAAAAAGTTTCATGCACATCTGGAAAAAGCTAAGAAGCTACAAGGAAATACTTGTGGTAAAAAGGGAGCATTATGGAGTGCTGAAGCCATTCGGAAAGAGGTAATTTGCTCAGAGGACCATGGTAATATCTACTTCTACCCTGTGCTTCCAACATCATCCAAAGAAGGTTTTTCATTCTGAAAATGAGACCGTTTCTAGTTTTCCAGATCCTCCAGATTGCAAGAATGATGATTTCCATTGGAAAAGGGGGCTTGAGAAAGTTGAGATTGTAAATTTCATCAATATGAGAGATGCCTCTGTTTATTAAGGGTCAGAAAATATTCCACATTGTTCTGCAGAAGGGCAGTCCCAGAGATGGAGAATGGGGTTGTCCCAAAGGAGATGCAGAAGGTGCATGTTTTTCTCCCTTTGCAGAGGACTACTCGTATTGATTTTATCATGTAGAACTAGCCAAAACTAAACTTTCTCCTTCAGTTTTTTAGCCGATTTGTGCTTAGCAAAGTACTATAAAAAAAGTATCAAAAACTACAGTAACTAGCAAAtatgcctgtgcgttgcaacgaGAGAAAATTATTAGATCATGCAGAAAAAAAGTCTGGATCAAATGCCAGGATGAGATAAGGACTTTTAAAATGTCATTTCACAAACTATGTTTAAGTCATGTCATGACGAGATAAGAGACTTTTAAAAAGTCACTTCAGAAACTAAAAATGTGATGGTCTCATCACGACTTGATTTCCTAACGCGGCATAACGAAATATTTTTTTGGCTGAGCAAACTACATTGATGGACCCTGCCTGAACTAGACTGATGAATGATGTGTCTCGCTTTGACCTAGCGTAGCCATGTTTATTATAATCAGTACTGTGGTACCAAAATAAACTTAGCTGTGTATGGAGGCAAAATAGAAATTTAGTCATTTTATAGCTTACAAAAACTAACCCATAAGAAGTAGTGTCAATTTTTTGTGGGCTCAAAGTTGTACAAGACACGGAAACCTTTTTTACCCGATTCGAGGGACTAAATAAAATCATAAAACGACATCTACAGACCCCCTAATGAAGCGTCTACGTAAGCGACGGTTCGTTTTTTCATTATTTACGGATCTGTTTTAATTTTTGTGAATATATTCTAAAATTTCCTGGACATTTTTTTTAGATATTCCCAAAAGTGTTTTGAATACTGGATCTTCtttaaaaatcatgaacattttctatTTCATGAACATTTATTTGAAATTGTGAAAAAAATATAATGTGCAAACAATGTTTTGAAATAATGATCTGAATTCACAAACAGTTTATGATTTCTCAATATTTTTTAAAACTCACTTTGGAATTTGGTTCTTTTGGAGATCCTGAATTAATTTAATGTAGGAAGAACTAAAACAGAAATGAGAAagtaaaaagcaaaaaacaaaatagaaaacaggGGGCGCTACGGCCtgcaaatgggccggcccataacCGCGTGTAGGAGAATGAGAGGAAAAAAGGAGATGAAAAAGGGGGTAAAAACCAGGTATGGAAATAGAAGATGGCTAGCACCTGACCCAGCCATTGCGCTGCTCAGGTGCTCATGTTATGTAAGTGTATCAGTATATGAGAACAATGAATCCGGGCGCGACTTTGAAATAAAAAACGAATCGTTTTTCTTCACTTATGGGTGGCATAGTGAGTAATTTATAACTATTTTGAGGGCAATTTTTGTGAGGTACCATCAGAAGCAATAGTCCCTTTATTAGGTAGAGATTTAACCTGTAGGTAGAAAATACCATGGTTTAATATAACAACGTTTTTTCAGAGTACTTACAATACAGAGGGCCTGTTTGGCTACACCAAAAAACAAAAATGAAGTCTTCTTCACCGGAGGCACAGGCAGGTAGCAATGAGTTCGGCAGCAAGAACGAACAGCAGTAGATGAAAAATAGTAGATGGAAGTACCACCGTGGTGGAGTACTAGAATATATGGATTGATTAAACTAATGATGATTAGCAGCAGCAACCACGGCGGAGTAAATAGCTCATGGATAATGAGaactagtaggagtaggaggaaATAAGGATCCGTCCTTTGCAGATAGCAAGACCCGAGTTGTTGAGCACAACGGGAAAGAAGATAATGACGCCGGTCCCTTCTCTTCGGTTGCTCAGTTTTTCAAAAAGAGGTGTGAGGTTCTTTTTTTCTATGCAGAGAAAAAACTATAGTTTGGTTTGTAGTATTAAAACCACCGTTTTTAGGGCAATCAAACAGCTCATTGTAAATAAAATTATGATAATCTCAAAAATTATAGTATTATAAAAAAACTTAGAAAATACTCTGTTATCAAACAGGGCCTTAGTTGACAGTAGTTTTGCTAGAACCAAAACTAAACAACCTCTATCTCCCAAAAGAGGGCATATAACTTTCTCCCACTTTTCTCTGAAACCAAGGCCTATTGTGATTTGGACCAGTTACAAGATAAGATGAGTGAGTGGACATTAGCACGACGGGTGATTTTTGGTTTGTCTTGGTAGGGTGAAGCACCATGCACGCCCTTTATTTAGGATCGAAGGAAATAATTGCTCATATAAAGGATGTTGGAGTACCTGCCTACTGGGAGTGCCCTCGGTAGGGTGGTGAATATGGCCAAAAGTGCCAGAAGGGAGTTCACACAAGGGGGCTACTCAGGTTTGGGCCTTctaggaataaggagtggcaagagcctaaacttggggatgcccgaggcaccccaaggtaatattctaGGACTCCCAAGCgactaagcttagggatgcctcGAAACGCATcctgtcgtggaattatcacggcagatgtcctcgagctaggacttagtcgtggagccatcgcaactaggaagcttgaaggggttaatgcgggacaaggaacacgagggttatactgattcggccccttacggtgaaggtaaaagcctacgtccagtttgaggtggtattgattagggttacgatcaccagggagctaaactgctatgcccggctctcgatgagattgttcttgtccctaaatcgctgtcgggtcgtccctttatatagggaggctgacgcccagcagcccttagagtcccggccggctcataagagtgtccggctcggactctcaactatacttgccttacactacaagttctaccataataatgattgtaactacgggccttaagtcatatccgggtcttagcccatctctggcccatcgtcttcaagcttggctccgggcttctggcgacgaccatatgagtaacccggcccctcctggcgggtgactctaaggtctatatcctcaacattaggccccagattgatttgagccggcacatgtcaatcttcaactctgccgacagaaaaaatctccggcttaccattcatatgaaggccataacccggcgtgacgtcatcctctggactccggataatccgccgtgacgtcatcgtCCATTAAGCccttttttactccgccagatccgcaacggatcttttccTTTACTgatatcccgaaaatcgaggcgttgcggggggagataaccacgcctcggcctccttgattctcgcgcccgctttatgagcttcgccttataaataggccggcccgtcgtgctcttctcacgctcccttctctgtcatcttcttcctctcactgtcccgtgctgctcgagctccgccgccgtcgccgccgcgggtctctcgtcgtcaccagctcaggccgctgcatcaccctgaacggaccagagaaacgcgacaaCCTCTGCGGCTCTCCAGCTCCGGTAAGTCTTGCTTGTCCTGTAGGATAGATCTACCGTAGGGTTCGTCcgcgttcttcgtgttcatcgccATTGCCACATACTCCGGTAGTTTTCTTTCTTACTGCCCCTGTTGATCTTTAGATTTGTATAAACTTACTGCGGTAGACGTTTAGCACCCATTTTACATGCAAACAAACTTCTTTCCACTGCATAAAGACCTCcctcgagctcaagaactcccctgtgtctgtattttaggtctagaaaattttctttggaccgaccattttgatccaaaagttttactgcgatgtatgaaacctgttttaccacacttagtaaaaactgcgaccattgaatcttggcggcttacaattccggtttaaagaaatcattcgccgtagaatcctccggcttaaagaaaaccatgcttcgtaaaatcctccggcttaactgtggtaAGGCCGTAGAGAACCAACTTATTCTGAATGCctctgcggcttaaataacccactgtgcctgagtatatatcattagtccccttcataagccgccaccttagttttgaactgtaaatctccggcttataattaacccggacatttttcctttttgtcatagactgccaactttcaccatgcctcccaaggctcccattacttgcaactggatgaggtccaacgtcaccaacgagaccctagccaattttgttaagtccggatatcttcctaagaaggaaatcatgtcctaccgtgcccctgacccgtcagaagagagaccacagccaaaggacggggaggtagtgattttcgcagatcatatgagccggggcttcgcaccgcccggctcaaagttttttagggacgtgctcaacttcttcgacttgcggcctcaagatataggacccaactccgtatccaacatctgcaattttcaagtcttctgcgaggtttacctaggagaagaacctagtctgctgctcttcagagagcttttttacttaaaccgccagaatgagtgcgccaacgggccaagtctggaattaggtggcatttccatccagcggcgtagggactgtcttttcccttacgcagagccgccgagccaccccaaggactggaacatgatttggttctactgccaagatacgtccccggctgatgaaagcccgctgcccggctttcgcctaACACGTCTAGAatcgactcacccactgtcggacaagctgactcaagcggagcgccagcctctgcttcctactatcaacaaaatcaaggccctcctgggcaacggtctgaacggaatcgacttggtccgggtctggatctcatggcgggtgatcccattgagccgccgccccggcttaatgtgtgagtacacagggcgaaaggatgaccctcagaggcacagccgcaatgatcttccagaagacgttgcagaggaggagaccaaggctcttttaaacgagagcctggcagactgcggaaggaccgggttagcccccttctgcaagaccaatccagccccagcggtaagccgctgactttaactttttatcttcgtctgcatataaccttcatctgaaccattttaagaattcatcattgtatATTTCAGGccgatgataagttctggcgggtcaaatatgaccatgaggcggccaagaaagccaggaaggcgaagaaagccgccaagaaagccgcccctcgcaaaaaggaagcaggcctactgcttcggagctgatgcaattaagcgacagctccgagtcagaggtaactcctGAGCATTTAAGTCCTTACTATATTCACTGTTTGCTGCtatccgccttatcaatacttgcttattgacaggatgacaccggcgcaagtaacccggtggttgaaaaggtaatgtcactttcctccgactcggagcccttgccacagctgaaagtccgaagggtaacctgGAAAGTAAgtttttcacatcctttagctcatcaagaccctcaatttcttttgaagcgacaggttcacgaaagccggcgtcacacccggaccaacaaggacaccgacctctccgccgggttacccgacgcaacaaggaagcgccgaactgaggttatttcccacttgtacccttttcacccgttggcgggtgttatccgtcagccactcaactcttctgactccaattaccaggagacctccccctcttcgggtgactccatgcagtcaaatctgccggctttcaagaccgcgcccgggtaacaacaatcatctcatgttgttctgatctttactcatattctttgtactaacctttgttgttctttcagtgcccaggcaaagctcaccaagagggtgaagaaaaccaagtcggccggagtgccggatttgcctgagcgggcggtgacagtccaagaaccgccagctgcctccgcccccgaagccaccactccaatggacacggcccCTGAAGCCACCGtcccaactaccaaggcaacgatcgaagcttcggttaacccggaggcctccggctcagctccaccagcagacgacccggacgtggtaatcacccggacggagtatgttgagccggggagaccgaccgtgttggccaagtgctccgctaagggggagttgctgcagcctcaccgggcgaatctggacctctccaactacagcaacctgagcattggagagctcgtctctggctacatcagccaagtacacaagagccgggacgccgaggtcgccatggtaaaccagatccagcaaaaatctgaggtatccttccgctatcttcttacttactgcatagttacctttgccatgctagcccccaagtcgacgacttatgatttgaatatgttgtagacttaggttccggcttactcaattgagccggcagtatgtagatagatacgttcaatatgcattagcccccaagtgccaagtgtctttgcttggaaaacgcttgggacttttataatgactgttaataacccggaaatttatgcagGCTGTTGGTAAGAAGCTAGAGGCAGACCTTGcagatctcaagagccggctgaagacgcaggagatggaaacccggaaggcaaacgccaagtttgtatccagcatcgctgctcaagagaagctgaagacagaatttgatgctgagcgaaAAGCCTGGGCcaaagagaaggccgcactggtgacccgggcggaacaggcggaaaaggctctctctgagaagaccgccgagctttccggcctaaagcgccaggtttcccaaatggtggccgccatcgtCGGTAAGTCGCCTCCCGGGCTTTCATCAATGTTAGAATGTTTATATcttatgattcatccttgtcgccgacttacctgattctgttaaacaggtcccagaagtgccaacctcaaccagagcgtggtcaccaagctaaaggccgtgtataccctggtggagcagctctacaccgggtcacagcgtgccttagctgtggtggccctatccaacgaggtgccgactcacctggcagaagtcctgcgccggctcgccgttctgcctcagcggatccaagagttgcgacgggcttctgcgagagccggagcgatcgccgcgctgagccgggccaaggcattcctgccggagttagacccctcggacatcgcccttggctatccaagcctgaaggaagacggctcagctttcgatcagaaggacttcgcggcgtgcgtgaaggctgtacgcccggtggccaccctcatcgggaatgacacagatctgaccaagtaccagccgggttatgacgcggagaatcagaggattccaacccctcgctatgaagccctcaacctgatcccgccggctcgtcagcacaccttcgccccggagattgacccggccgggttaattgacgaggaagcccagttcgaggctctcagcggcatcgactggaagtcatcaaccttccaggtcttgggatcagccggaggagag
The sequence above is a segment of the Aegilops tauschii subsp. strangulata cultivar AL8/78 chromosome 6, Aet v6.0, whole genome shotgun sequence genome. Coding sequences within it:
- the LOC109756361 gene encoding uncharacterized protein isoform X1, with translation MPSPPPSLSSLCRRLCFLLTILFMLSSARSSLEEEARALSVGDELVGETIPLRYGRRLYRLAGLRPPAWYEIKISYPTSIPSSFSIRLVNDPNAVEDLGSKNRRLLNTEKILFKAESTRPVYVLVMVEPEGVVAKPNVPERELALFNIVCDELLLGIPLFAWWVGTAALICIVLASIAPYFLPLHKLLNYEAAELSSVDAAKLS
- the LOC141026049 gene encoding uncharacterized protein yields the protein MDTAPEATVPTTKATIEASVNPEASGSAPPADDPDVVITRTEYVEPGRPTVLAKCSAKGELLQPHRANLDLSNYSNLSIGELVSGYISQVHKSRDAEVAMVNQIQQKSEAVGKKLEADLADLKSRLKTQEMETRKANAKFVSSIAAQEKLKTEFDAERKAWAKEKAALVTRAEQAEKALSEKTAELSGLKRQVSQMVAAIVGKENVVADALSRKYMLVTQLELNVIGFEHIKALEILRLNGVPKTIVSDRNVKFLSYFWKTLCATLRIKLFFSLAYHPQTNGQTEVTNQTLSTLLRVLIKKNIKEWEERLLITEYAYNRARHSTTDKSPFEVVYGFNLLSPLDILPLPLQERISKDASA
- the LOC109756361 gene encoding uncharacterized protein isoform X2, which gives rise to MPSPPPSLSSLCRRLCFLLTILFMLSSARSLEEEARALSVGDELVGETIPLRYGRRLYRLAGLRPPAWYEIKISYPTSIPSSFSIRLVNDPNAVEDLGSKNRRLLNTEKILFKAESTRPVYVLVMVEPEGVVAKPNVPERELALFNIVCDELLLGIPLFAWWVGTAALICIVLASIAPYFLPLHKLLNYEAAELSSVDAAKLS